GAAGACATCATCATGTACATCTtttagatgatgatatggatgacgaagaagacgaaaCTACTATGGCTCAGAGTTCTTTTAATATCAATACTTCGGAAAGCGATAATGAGGATGTAGATGATGATCCAAGACTCTCACAAGAGAATAATGTCCTATTTAGAGGCAGGCAGATTAACCTTAAAACCGGTTACAAAGGTTTACTTCCTAAGATAGCATGGGAAAAGGCATTGAATAGTAACGGTGTCACAGCAAGATATAAGGAAAGAGCTGAAAGAAAACTCAGTAGAAATCAAGCTCAGATAAATGAAAAAGGTCTAGCTAAGAGAAAGGTGATTAGGAACAAGAATGCTTCTCTGAATGAAAAGGATCTTCTCAATGAAATTGTCGAATCGGATAATGAAGAGGATATGCCCTCAGCTGAGTCATTCTTAAAGCTTATGAATGAAGAGCAGTCTAAATTAGAAAGATCAGACACAATGAAGGattatttcttgaagaaatatGAACCAGAAATGGATACAAATTCAGAAGACGAAGATCATGTAGATTCTGATGCATTAGATATTCCGAATGAAGGCCTGGAGCTACTTACTTTAGAGGATACAGACAAAGTAGATCTTGgtacaataataatagatGATTCTGAAGACAAGATTGATGTAGAGCGAAGCCGACATGCAACAGGAGTGATAGACTTTATGCTTTCCAAGAATACAAGACATTCAACCGACAAAATGGCAAGCAATAAACCAAGAATAAAGAACACTGGAAACAAATCTAGTGTCCATTCTAAACTctttgagaagaaaagaacgaGGAACACCGCTAGAAGTCATACACGAGGTCGAATTTCTCTAATGAGGAAGACAAATAGCAGTACTGCTTCATTGAAATCAAAACCCAATACAAATAACAGCGCAAACAACACTTTCCAGAACTCTCACAGTAGCAACTATGATCTTCAGCTGGACGGTACCACAAGTAGGGAGCAATCTTTCAATGAACCTGTGATTATAAAGAATGATGACACCAATGAGAAGAATACACACAAAACAGTTACAGctaagaaaaagaagaaaccgAAGAACAGACTCTTTACTGTTGCCCCAACCTCTAATGCAGAATTAAATAGAAAAGCAATGACGTTTTCTACCGtggttgaagaagaaagtggCAAATTCACTTTACGCAAACCACCAATCAAGAAAAGGTCTTTCACGTTAGACGATGATAAACTGCTTTCTGAAGATAACAGTACCTCTACAATAagttcttctctttggaaaGCAATCGAAAGCTCATCTGAATTTCCTTCACCAGATATCATAAGGCTGACTCTTAATACCAAGGAGTATGTGATTTCGAAGTTTGGTTCCAACTCTGATAATACCGTACAAGATCTTTTAGAGAGTTTGATAAAATATGGCGGTTCAGATGAAGAGGTTAAAGATCTTGCCAAAAATCTAAGTGAGTTCTTATTTTCATGGAATTCATCTACCATATACGATATCATAGACAGATTTCATCATGAATTCAGAGCCAAGGTTAATACATTAAGGGAAAGGGCAAAACCAATTCACTTTTTTCTAATTGCTTCTTGtcaactcttctttcttgaaattaGCCGGTATGCATCTTGTTCTCTCTTCGTCAAAAACCAAATGTCAGAAAAGATAACCGATCATATTGTATCATTCTTCAAGTTATATTCCAAATCTGGGACAAAGGAATTAGATCCTGATGACCCAATCATGTCAGAGGCACTAGTTTTACTTTCACGTGTTGTAACACAACTAGACTGCAAAGAGATTCTGTGGCAAAAAATACGAAAGAATAAGTTCTCCACCTTAGTGTCAACGGTTATAGTCGAGACTTTCCCAACCTTGGTTCCATCTTGGGATATTGTAAAAGTTAAACAAGAGTACGAAGATGCAGTTGCATGGATTAAATTCATTGGAATATGCTCGAATGAACCTTATGAGTGGGATATAACCAATGAATTAGCTTTAGATCTAtatgaatttttcaaaatgaGGAAATTCGAGGATTTTCCGCAGGAAACGGTATACCAAGTCTACCCTGTCGTTCCATTTCCCGACGATGAAAGCCGCGTAACATTGTTCAACACTTTCATAAATATACTCGAATCTTGTACATTCAAAACATCCACTCTTGAAAAGTTGACGGCAATGTCCAAAATTCACAATTTACATTCTCCCTCCCTCCTTGCAAACCGTCTAAACCTACTTTTGACCCTAGCATCCAAGAGCGATTATAGTTATGAGCGCAGATTCGAAGAGCTTTTGGAGCCATACATCATGAATAATGACATTACAATCAATAACACGATGCTAAAGATAATGTTAGAAGGGGCTTTATCTTTTTATAAAATATCTTATGAGAAAGGATATACAGTTAGAGGAAAATTTGTCCCCTTATTATGGAAGAAAGTTAACATAAAGTATTCTAGTATGCCAGATAAGATATGGAGAatattttggaaagagtTTCAAGATATAATTCCTCAGATGAAAAAGTCTAgagtttttttgttaaaaTCCTTTCaaccaattcttcatcagGCATTAAATTTGGAGAAAAAGCTGAATCAAACGACAAAACTACTTAACATATATGTTGATAACTTATCCGTCCTTGACCTTAATTGGATTCAGACACATGTTCTGCAGATTCTCGTATCGAAGGCGAAAGGTAATGTCGTTTACCTTCACTATTATTGCAAAATTGCCAAATTCCTAACGGTTCGTAATAATCTTACGTGGTGGTCCTTATTCCACTACAAtgcatttgaagaaaaccaaacaatatcaatcaattaCTACTCTTTTCTGGCATTTGAATGCGATGAAAATACTTTTTCTCAGATGAAGCATATATTGTATCAGAAGATTCTAGCTTATCTGCTAAAGAAATCTGATCACGTAGTGGTAAATCTGATCAACACGATGTCAAAGAGAGAtccaaaaatgaaattaaaaattCGACTAACGAcaattaatgaaaatacAACTATATTGAAACAGCTTCTGATAGCCTTGAATACAAGTGGGTATACCTTTTTATTTGATACTTTTCTGGATGATCTGAAGACAGTGTTCTTTTCAGACTCTTCGAAATATGCATCACACAAAGAGatagttttatttttgaattacAATATTATTGATGTAGTTCGTTTGAATCCAGTGTTTATCCACTTGAGATCGATATTTGGTATTGATGACGAGGAATCTGAAAATTCTGCCTTGAGAGAGTATTTGCGAACACTACCTTCTGATAAAAGTAGACTACTCTATTTGATTGAAAGAATTGCCTCGACGTTAGAAAATAAGATGAGCATAATGTCTTTGATGTTaacaatgaaaaaagtTGTAAAAGACAAATGtttcgatgatgaaattgtagCATTCAGTTCTATGATGTATATCCTACCTTTGAATACTACACAGTGCCAGCTTGCGCCAGTATTCATTTTAAGGGttattttcttgaaaatgCTCAACGATAGAATCGAACTATATCCTCTCAGACCTTCAGAAAATCGCCCAGAACCCTTGATGAAACTCGGTTATTTTTTATCAAATGTCATTTGCTATTATTCGAAACTCTTAGACAGACAGAATTTAGATATACTCAAGCGAGAACATTACAGATTCTTTTATAATCTGTTGAGACTTTTGTTCGGATTTTCCCAATATAGTACTTTAAAATCTTTTCTGCAAATGGAGTTGTCATGTGCTTTACCCGATTTCAATACGAACCTTCTAGCTTCGGAAGGATATCCGGATACTGCTTTCGAAAAACAGATCATAGAGATATTGTCGAAATATTCATTCAGTAATTTCGATATTAAAGAAGTGTTTCCTACTCAAGAACCGCTATACCAAGAAGTGAATTATTTAACGAAAATCGAAAGGGAATTCATTTGATACCTTATCTCTAGTACTATTAACTAAGACCTTTATTTAATAGACGATAATGATTTTATAGAAACAATTAGATATATTCCTGATAATTCTATGGTTTTATTGTCTGCTTTTCTGCGGTTAATTTATCcatttgcttcttcaactcaAGTAGAGTCACAATCCTCTTTAGTAGTTTTTCATGTTCTTGTACCACAGGGAGAGAAGGCATGGCTGGCCTTATGGGGAGTCCTAG
This genomic interval from Kluyveromyces marxianus DMKU3-1042 DNA, complete genome, chromosome 4 contains the following:
- the MMS22 gene encoding Mms22p produces the protein MYNDSIVPNSEASDEEVVIPLCSELDSVSVNNTGDESNFEAPLAVPASKATVLEQHGIEQYSNSIRRALRKRKAIQKMPYSLDRIRHRQMLQGYDVSNFDSVADNIDLLKDGYESPKKQQQKDINTSQISSSVQDIGYQEEGSVFSIRQRRHHHVHLLDDDMDDEEDETTMAQSSFNINTSESDNEDVDDDPRLSQENNVLFRGRQINLKTGYKGLLPKIAWEKALNSNGVTARYKERAERKLSRNQAQINEKGLAKRKVIRNKNASLNEKDLLNEIVESDNEEDMPSAESFLKLMNEEQSKLERSDTMKDYFLKKYEPEMDTNSEDEDHVDSDALDIPNEGLELLTLEDTDKVDLGTIIIDDSEDKIDVERSRHATGVIDFMLSKNTRHSTDKMASNKPRIKNTGNKSSVHSKLFEKKRTRNTARSHTRGRISLMRKTNSSTASLKSKPNTNNSANNTFQNSHSSNYDLQLDGTTSREQSFNEPVIIKNDDTNEKNTHKTVTAKKKKKPKNRLFTVAPTSNAELNRKAMTFSTVVEEESGKFTLRKPPIKKRSFTLDDDKLLSEDNSTSTISSSLWKAIESSSEFPSPDIIRLTLNTKEYVISKFGSNSDNTVQDLLESLIKYGGSDEEVKDLAKNLSEFLFSWNSSTIYDIIDRFHHEFRAKVNTLRERAKPIHFFLIASCQLFFLEISRYASCSLFVKNQMSEKITDHIVSFFKLYSKSGTKELDPDDPIMSEALVLLSRVVTQLDCKEILWQKIRKNKFSTLVSTVIVETFPTLVPSWDIVKVKQEYEDAVAWIKFIGICSNEPYEWDITNELALDLYEFFKMRKFEDFPQETVYQVYPVVPFPDDESRVTLFNTFINILESCTFKTSTLEKLTAMSKIHNLHSPSLLANRLNLLLTLASKSDYSYERRFEELLEPYIMNNDITINNTMLKIMLEGALSFYKISYEKGYTVRGKFVPLLWKKVNIKYSSMPDKIWRIFWKEFQDIIPQMKKSRVFLLKSFQPILHQALNLEKKLNQTTKLLNIYVDNLSVLDLNWIQTHVLQILVSKAKGNVVYLHYYCKIAKFLTVRNNLTWWSLFHYNAFEENQTISINYYSFLAFECDENTFSQMKHILYQKILAYLLKKSDHVVVNLINTMSKRDPKMKLKIRLTTINENTTILKQLLIALNTSGYTFLFDTFLDDLKTVFFSDSSKYASHKEIVLFLNYNIIDVVRLNPVFIHLRSIFGIDDEESENSALREYLRTLPSDKSRLLYLIERIASTLENKMSIMSLMLTMKKVVKDKCFDDEIVAFSSMMYILPLNTTQCQLAPVFILRVIFLKMLNDRIELYPLRPSENRPEPLMKLGYFLSNVICYYSKLLDRQNLDILKREHYRFFYNLLRLLFGFSQYSTLKSFLQMELSCALPDFNTNLLASEGYPDTAFEKQIIEILSKYSFSNFDIKEVFPTQEPLYQEVNYLTKIEREFI